One part of the Carassius gibelio isolate Cgi1373 ecotype wild population from Czech Republic chromosome B6, carGib1.2-hapl.c, whole genome shotgun sequence genome encodes these proteins:
- the LOC127959268 gene encoding uncharacterized protein LOC127959268: protein MANRGGSGKFCAAKGCHNSYRKLKNFLDQECYDHKPTIRAECKCPRPFKLHKMPSDDDGKRHWLAALNLKCPPRNVHVCSFHFVDRQPTTENPYPELWLGYDRPLSKKRRRRTWPDEGAGVNPEQHGMDEMKPVEESLASVPSPKQTDVDDSSCTSKTFTSVGTQCEDHIFEEHCYIKRQHSITYVNQSTQCDTFKPLTLMNDYDSNLYTGLPLHTFHTLVAVLRPHENLAYQTEIEQQILLTLMKLKLNLLIEDLAIRFCISVSQVSRIISFWIDTMAAVLKELIPWLPKETIRATTPEAYKQHYPNVTCILDCSESEVQRPGNLDSRSESYSHYYACNTIKYLVAIAPCGLVMFISAAYGGRCSDKFITCDSGILEYLHPGDEVMVDRGFLIRDLLFERKVNMIIPHFANKMQLTEEKVTCSRRIANVRIHVERAIRRLKVYKVLSQTLPITLMPKIDKILRICAALVNLRGDLIREADK from the exons ATGGCGAATCGCGGAGGCTCTGGGAAATTTTGTGCTGCTAAAGGCTGTCACAACAGCTATAGGAAGCTCAAAAATTTTCTTGATCAAGAGTGTTATGATCACAAGCCAACAATAAGAGCAGAATGTAAATGCCCAAGACCATTTAAATTGCACAAGATGCCATCCGACGACGACGGTAAAAGACATTGGCTCGCAGCACTTAATTTGAAATGCCCGCCTCGTAACGTCCATGTATGCTCATTCCACTTTGTGGACAGACAACCAACGACAGAAAATCCATATCCTGAACTTTGGCTTGGATATGATCGTCCATTAAGTAAGAAGAGAAGACGACGAACGTGGCCGGACGAAG GAGCTGGTGTTAACCCAGAGCAGCATGGAATGGATGAAATGAAACCTGTAGAAGAGAGTCTTGCATCTGTCCCCAGTCCCAAGCAAACAGATGTTGATGACAGCAGCTGTACATCAAAAACCTTTACCTCTGTTGGAACACAGTGTGAAGACCACATCTTCGAGGAGCATTGTTATATTAAGAGACAACACAGTATAACTTATGTAAACCAGTCAACGCAGTGCGATACATTCAAGCCTCTAACTCTGATGAATGACTATGACTCAAATCTCTACACTGGGCTCCCTCTCCACACATTTCATACCCTTGTAGCTGTTCTGCGTCCCCATGAGAATCTGGCTTACCAGACTGAAATTGAACAGCAAATCTTGCTCACACTAATGAAGCTGAAATTAAACCTGTTGATAGAAGATCTTGCCATTCGATTCTGTATATCAGTGAGTCAAGTGAGCAGGATAATTTCTTTTTGGATTGACACCATGGCTGCAGTCTTGAAGGAACTGATACCATGGCTCCCCAAAGAAACAATCAGGGCCACAACACCAGAGGCATACAAGCAACATTACCCTAATGTTACCTGTATCTTAGACTGCAGTGAAAGTGAAGTCCAAAGACCAGGGAACCTAGACTCAAGGTCTGAATCATACAGCCACTACTATGCTTGCAACACCATCAAGTATTTAGTGGCTATTGCACCATGTGGTCTAGTAATGTTTATATCTGCAGCATATGGGGGACGCTGTAGTGACAAATTCATCACGTGTGATTCTGGCATTCTCGAATACCTCCATCCAGGAGATGAAGTGATGGTGGACAGGGGTTTTTTGATTAGAGACTTGTTGTTTGAAAGAAAAGTCAATATGATAATTCCTCACTTTGCCAACAAAATGCAGctaacagaagaaaaagtcacatgTAGCCGCAGGATTGCAAATGTAAGGATACATGTTGAACGTGCAATTAGGAGACTGAAAGTATACAAGGTGTTATCACAAACCTTGCCTATCACCCTTATGCCAAAGATAGATAAAATTCTGCGTATATGTGCAGCTTTAGTGAATTTGCGTGGTGATCTGATCCGTGAAGCAgataaataa